In a genomic window of Demequina muriae:
- the cysK gene encoding cysteine synthase A, protein MARIFEDATALIGNTPLVKINALAEGAGATVLGKLEFYNPANSVKDRLGVAIVDAAEKSGDLQPGGTIVEATSGNTGIALAMVGAARGYHVVLAMPETMSKERRALLRAFGAELILTPGPEGMKGAVEAANKIAEERPGSVLARQFANEANPEIHRRTTAEEIWNDTDGEVDIVVAGIGTGGTITGVGEVLKARKPSIQIIAVEPAESPILNGGEPGPHKIQGIGANFVPEILNTEIYDEVIDVDSETSVATARAAARKEGLLVGISSGAALHAAIEVAKRPENAGKTIVTIIPSFGERYLSSVLYADLMD, encoded by the coding sequence ATGGCAAGGATTTTCGAGGACGCTACGGCCCTCATCGGCAACACTCCCCTGGTCAAGATCAACGCTCTCGCCGAAGGCGCCGGCGCGACCGTGCTCGGCAAGCTCGAGTTCTACAACCCCGCGAACTCCGTGAAGGACCGCCTGGGCGTCGCGATCGTCGACGCCGCTGAGAAGTCGGGCGACCTCCAGCCGGGCGGCACCATCGTCGAGGCGACCTCGGGCAACACCGGCATCGCGCTCGCGATGGTCGGCGCCGCTCGCGGCTACCACGTCGTGCTGGCGATGCCCGAGACGATGTCGAAGGAGCGCCGCGCGCTGCTGCGGGCCTTCGGAGCCGAGCTCATCCTCACCCCTGGACCCGAGGGAATGAAGGGCGCCGTCGAGGCGGCGAACAAGATCGCCGAGGAGCGTCCCGGCTCGGTGCTCGCGCGGCAGTTCGCCAACGAGGCCAACCCCGAGATCCACCGCCGCACCACGGCCGAGGAGATCTGGAACGACACCGACGGCGAAGTCGACATCGTCGTCGCCGGCATCGGCACCGGTGGCACCATCACCGGCGTGGGCGAGGTCCTGAAGGCACGCAAGCCCAGCATCCAGATCATCGCGGTGGAGCCGGCCGAGAGCCCCATCCTGAACGGCGGCGAGCCCGGCCCGCACAAGATCCAGGGCATCGGCGCGAACTTCGTGCCCGAGATCCTCAACACCGAGATCTACGATGAGGTCATCGACGTCGACTCCGAGACCTCGGTGGCGACCGCCCGTGCCGCGGCTCGCAAGGAGGGCCTCCTGGTGGGCATCTCCTCGGGTGCGGCGCTGCACGCGGCCATCGAGGTCGCCAAGCGTCCCGAGAACGCCGGCAAGACCATCGTCACCATCATCCCGTCGTTCGGCGAGCGGTACCTCTCCTCGGTGCTCTACGCCGACCTGATGGACTGA
- the cysE gene encoding serine O-acetyltransferase, translated as MSDHPGFLSLALEDIRTAMRRDPAARSWIVIALSYQGVHAIWHHRAAHWLWNHGLRTYGRLWSQHARRRTGIEIHPGATLGRRVFIDHGMGVVIGETAVVGNDVLLFHGVTLGGTTMSPGKRHPTVGDRVVIGAGAKVLGPVHIGCDARIGANAVLVKDVPDGATAVGIPAKIREHPSSREAGTAASSIDAGDSYRHPDPDALPEGAVSHHEQREPAMYYI; from the coding sequence ATGTCTGACCACCCTGGATTCTTGAGCCTCGCGCTCGAGGACATCCGCACCGCCATGAGACGCGACCCTGCGGCGCGCTCGTGGATCGTCATCGCGTTGTCGTATCAGGGGGTCCACGCCATCTGGCACCACCGTGCCGCTCACTGGTTGTGGAATCACGGTCTGCGCACCTACGGTCGGCTCTGGTCTCAGCACGCCCGCCGTCGCACCGGGATCGAGATCCATCCCGGTGCGACGCTGGGGCGTCGCGTCTTCATCGACCACGGCATGGGCGTGGTGATCGGCGAGACCGCCGTGGTCGGCAACGACGTGCTGCTCTTCCACGGCGTGACGCTCGGCGGCACCACCATGAGCCCTGGCAAGCGCCACCCCACCGTCGGCGACCGGGTGGTCATCGGCGCAGGCGCCAAGGTCCTCGGGCCGGTGCACATCGGCTGCGATGCGCGGATCGGCGCGAATGCCGTGCTGGTCAAGGACGTCCCCGATGGGGCGACCGCGGTGGGCATCCCGGCGAAGATCCGCGAGCACCCCAGCTCGCGTGAAGCGGGCACCGCAGCGTCGTCGATCGACGCGGGTGATTCGTACCGGCACCCGGACCCGGATGCCCTGCCGGAGGGCGCCGTCTCGCATCATGAGCAGCGCGAACCGGCGATGTATTACATCTAG
- a CDS encoding GNAT family N-acetyltransferase, whose product MTTPQGYHALSVDHSRAAEVLHVDAFAFAFTVPEKDAGFIHDILPWDRTRAIEVVDPLRGRVGTLAAVHASFAFKTRVPGGREVATAGLSWVGVHPGHRRRGLLRAMIHDHFSRSLARGEVISTLFAAETQIYQRFGYGLAATEARVQLGRGVDIRPLEGSDALSVEIDSASLERHGDEIRSIQSRMARPGTVTTLAPQTLADILMDLEIDREGGEELRIAVVRDGADPVAWALFQRKGDWGDSGPDGKVRVRAWGALDAASTVRLWGVLVDFDLMATTYAGKFALDDPLLLRLKDIRSAKVAVADNLWVRILDVAEALQARGYAAECDVTIHLEDAFLPLNAGVWRIHVASGEARVTRDDGADPASADLRIDIQELGAAYLGGTTITELLRAGLVDERTPGTAAELSRAMASDIKPVANFGF is encoded by the coding sequence GTGACCACACCTCAGGGCTATCACGCCCTCTCCGTTGACCATTCCCGTGCCGCCGAGGTCCTGCACGTCGACGCCTTCGCCTTCGCGTTCACGGTCCCGGAGAAGGACGCCGGGTTCATCCACGACATCCTGCCGTGGGACCGCACGCGGGCGATCGAGGTCGTCGATCCGCTGCGCGGGCGCGTCGGCACGCTTGCCGCGGTCCACGCGTCGTTCGCGTTCAAGACGCGAGTGCCGGGCGGCCGCGAGGTGGCGACCGCAGGTCTCAGCTGGGTGGGCGTCCACCCCGGACATCGCCGCCGCGGGCTGCTGCGCGCGATGATCCACGACCACTTCTCCCGGTCCCTGGCTCGCGGCGAGGTCATCTCGACACTGTTCGCTGCGGAGACCCAGATCTACCAGCGGTTCGGCTACGGCCTGGCGGCGACCGAGGCACGCGTCCAGCTGGGCCGAGGCGTCGACATCCGCCCGCTCGAGGGCTCGGACGCTCTCTCGGTCGAGATCGACTCCGCTTCTCTCGAGCGCCACGGCGACGAGATCCGCTCGATCCAGTCGCGCATGGCCCGGCCCGGCACCGTCACGACTCTCGCACCGCAGACCTTGGCCGACATCCTCATGGACCTCGAGATCGACCGCGAGGGCGGCGAGGAGCTGCGGATCGCGGTCGTGCGCGATGGCGCGGACCCCGTCGCATGGGCGCTGTTCCAGCGCAAGGGCGACTGGGGAGACTCCGGACCCGACGGCAAGGTCAGGGTGCGGGCGTGGGGCGCGCTCGACGCGGCGTCCACCGTGCGCCTCTGGGGGGTGCTCGTCGACTTCGACCTGATGGCGACCACCTACGCGGGCAAGTTCGCGCTCGACGACCCGCTCCTCCTCCGCCTCAAGGACATCCGCTCGGCGAAGGTCGCAGTGGCCGACAATCTGTGGGTCCGCATCCTCGACGTCGCCGAGGCGCTGCAGGCGCGCGGATACGCCGCAGAATGCGATGTCACGATCCATCTCGAGGACGCGTTCCTGCCGCTCAACGCTGGCGTGTGGAGGATCCACGTGGCCAGCGGCGAGGCGCGCGTCACACGGGACGACGGCGCGGACCCGGCCAGCGCGGACCTCCGGATCGACATCCAGGAGCTGGGGGCCGCGTACCTGGGCGGCACCACCATCACGGAGCTGCTGCGCGCGGGGCTCGTCGACGAGCGCACTCCCGGCACTGCGGCAGAGCTGTCCCGAGCGATGGCCTCGGACATCAAGCCCGTCGCGAACTTCGGGTTCTAG
- a CDS encoding DUF1761 domain-containing protein has product MEWFSIDGIPWLGVLLAFVATFALGFFWYSPQGFFRPWQRAVGFTDEQMKDARMGLAFGQMVVGNVLGLLLLAVLLVALGVDSWWGAAVTGGVLGFAFRGGAHLLHDGFAIRGPVATWIDTAHDTLALAVSGLIIGLFL; this is encoded by the coding sequence ATGGAGTGGTTCAGCATTGACGGGATCCCATGGCTGGGAGTCCTGCTGGCGTTCGTCGCGACGTTCGCTCTGGGGTTCTTCTGGTACTCGCCGCAAGGCTTCTTCCGGCCGTGGCAGCGAGCGGTCGGGTTCACCGACGAGCAGATGAAGGACGCGAGGATGGGGCTCGCGTTCGGTCAGATGGTGGTGGGCAACGTGCTCGGGCTGCTGTTGCTCGCGGTGCTGCTGGTCGCCCTCGGAGTGGACAGCTGGTGGGGCGCCGCAGTGACGGGCGGGGTGCTCGGCTTCGCGTTCCGTGGTGGGGCGCACCTGCTGCACGACGGCTTCGCGATCCGGGGCCCGGTGGCCACCTGGATCGACACGGCGCACGACACGCTGGCGCTCGCGGTCTCGGGCCTCATCATCGGGCTGTTCCTCTAG
- a CDS encoding GyrI-like domain-containing protein produces the protein MTDFTVEERAARPWVGVSTTGELAHWGRVNAHVPTIYAALAEAGGIPLGGPIYQYRRLRTATEPMDLTVSVPVSACMEIGDGFETGEIPAGRYLVARPEGGPDILDRVHAEMWTWAGEHGLDLAIDERADGIHWHARTEQFLTDPESEPDRSKWAIEVTYLLR, from the coding sequence ATGACTGATTTCACTGTCGAAGAGCGTGCGGCGCGTCCCTGGGTGGGCGTCTCCACGACCGGCGAGCTGGCGCACTGGGGCCGCGTCAATGCCCACGTGCCCACGATCTATGCGGCTCTCGCGGAAGCCGGGGGCATCCCCCTCGGAGGCCCGATCTACCAGTACCGGCGGCTGCGGACGGCGACCGAGCCGATGGATCTGACGGTCTCGGTGCCGGTCTCTGCATGCATGGAGATCGGCGACGGCTTCGAGACCGGAGAGATCCCGGCCGGCCGCTACCTCGTCGCTCGCCCGGAGGGTGGCCCGGACATCCTGGACCGCGTGCACGCGGAGATGTGGACATGGGCGGGAGAGCACGGTCTCGACCTCGCGATCGACGAGCGCGCCGACGGCATTCACTGGCATGCGCGCACCGAGCAGTTCCTCACGGACCCGGAGTCCGAGCCCGATCGCAGCAAGTGGGCGATCGAAGTCACATACTTGTTGAGGTGA
- a CDS encoding M13 family metallopeptidase, with product MALHSGIDQSEFSPTVRPQDDFFRYVSGPWAESHVIPDDRAADGSFYTLRDEAEKHTRAIIEAADPESQIGGLYASFMDVERANALGTTPLEEDFVAIADAQDRAALAVTMGALQRTGVGGAVGYYVFADKNDPDKNVVYLSQYGLGLPDEAYYREDAHAETREKYVAHIDRMAALTGVGFTGEGIMALETALASHHWDNVKTREAELTHNPTTLDRLVAEAPGFDWRAWADAIHLPEAAHDLLIAGEPSFFEAFAQLWAETAIADWQSYLRWRVVNSRAPYLTEEISQANFSFYGTVLSGATQQRERWKRGVGFVEAVAGELVGQEYVKEHFPPTHKAHMDRLVANLIEAYRQSITQLDWMTPSTKQRALDKLAQFTPKIGYPEKWRDFTGLEVSPHDLVGNMRASSRFDEDWEWSKIGKPVDRSEWLMTPQTVNAYYLPLANEIAFPAAILQPPFFHPDADDAVNYGGIGSVIGHEIGHGFDDQGSKYDGRGKLEDWWTEADRAAFMERANRLIDQYNGYSPKQLSDEHVVNGALTVGENIGDLAGVEIALKAYEISLGHPIAEAPEVDGLTATQRFFIGYALTERMVARDESLVTRLAMDPHSPSEFRVNGIVRNVGAWYEAFEVTEEDELWLDPEARVSIW from the coding sequence ATGGCACTTCATTCCGGCATCGACCAGTCCGAGTTCTCCCCCACCGTGCGTCCGCAGGACGACTTCTTCCGCTACGTGAGCGGCCCCTGGGCGGAGTCGCACGTCATCCCGGACGACCGCGCCGCTGACGGCAGCTTCTACACGCTGCGCGACGAGGCGGAGAAGCACACCCGCGCAATCATCGAGGCGGCGGATCCCGAGTCGCAGATCGGCGGGCTGTACGCGAGCTTCATGGACGTCGAGCGCGCCAACGCCTTGGGCACCACGCCGCTCGAGGAGGACTTCGTGGCGATCGCCGATGCGCAGGATCGCGCCGCGCTCGCCGTCACCATGGGTGCGCTGCAGCGCACCGGGGTGGGCGGCGCCGTCGGCTACTACGTGTTCGCGGACAAGAACGACCCCGACAAGAACGTGGTCTACCTGTCCCAGTACGGGCTCGGCCTCCCCGACGAGGCGTACTACCGCGAGGATGCTCACGCGGAGACCCGCGAGAAGTACGTCGCACACATCGACCGCATGGCGGCCCTCACCGGCGTGGGCTTCACCGGAGAAGGCATCATGGCGCTCGAGACGGCGCTCGCGAGCCACCACTGGGACAACGTCAAGACGCGCGAGGCCGAGCTCACGCACAACCCCACCACGCTGGACCGGCTCGTCGCCGAGGCGCCCGGCTTCGACTGGCGGGCGTGGGCCGACGCGATCCACCTTCCTGAGGCCGCGCACGACCTGCTGATCGCCGGCGAGCCGAGCTTCTTCGAGGCTTTCGCGCAGCTGTGGGCGGAGACGGCCATCGCCGACTGGCAGTCGTACCTGCGCTGGCGCGTGGTGAACTCCCGTGCCCCGTACCTGACGGAGGAGATCTCCCAGGCGAACTTCTCGTTCTACGGCACGGTGCTCTCGGGAGCCACGCAGCAGCGGGAGCGCTGGAAGCGCGGCGTGGGCTTCGTCGAGGCCGTGGCGGGCGAGCTGGTGGGCCAGGAGTACGTGAAGGAGCACTTCCCGCCCACCCACAAGGCGCATATGGATCGCCTGGTCGCGAACCTCATCGAGGCGTACCGGCAGTCCATCACCCAGCTCGACTGGATGACGCCGTCGACCAAGCAGCGCGCCCTCGATAAGCTCGCGCAGTTCACGCCCAAGATCGGCTACCCCGAGAAGTGGCGCGACTTCACCGGCCTGGAGGTGTCGCCTCACGACCTGGTGGGCAACATGCGCGCCTCGTCGAGGTTCGATGAGGACTGGGAGTGGTCCAAGATCGGCAAGCCGGTGGACCGCTCCGAGTGGCTGATGACGCCGCAGACGGTCAACGCCTACTACCTGCCGCTCGCTAACGAGATCGCTTTCCCGGCCGCGATCCTGCAGCCCCCGTTCTTCCACCCGGACGCGGACGACGCGGTCAACTACGGCGGCATCGGCTCCGTGATCGGCCACGAGATCGGCCACGGCTTCGACGACCAGGGCTCCAAGTACGACGGTCGCGGCAAGCTCGAGGACTGGTGGACCGAGGCCGACCGTGCCGCCTTCATGGAGCGCGCCAACCGACTCATCGACCAGTACAACGGCTACTCGCCGAAGCAGCTGAGCGACGAGCACGTGGTCAACGGCGCGCTCACCGTGGGCGAGAATATCGGTGACCTGGCGGGCGTCGAGATCGCGCTCAAGGCCTACGAGATCTCGCTCGGCCACCCCATCGCCGAGGCCCCCGAGGTGGACGGGCTCACCGCGACCCAGCGCTTCTTCATCGGATACGCCCTGACCGAGCGCATGGTCGCTCGCGACGAGTCGCTGGTCACGCGCCTGGCGATGGACCCCCACTCGCCCAGCGAGTTCCGCGTGAACGGCATCGTCCGCAACGTGGGCGCGTGGTACGAGGCCTTCGAGGTCACCGAGGAGGACGAGCTGTGGCTCGACCCCGAGGCGCGCGTGAGCATCTGGTAG
- a CDS encoding ribose-5-phosphate isomerase, producing MRIHIAADHAGFELKQHLKAHFDAAGHDVVDHGAEEYDAQDDYPAFCISAAEGVRDEPGSLGIVIGGSGNGEQLAANRVTGIRAALIWSEETARLARQHNDAQVGSIGGRMHSLEDATAIADAFVAEPFSGDARHQRRIDAMTSYEKRR from the coding sequence ATGCGCATCCATATCGCCGCCGATCACGCCGGGTTCGAGCTCAAGCAGCACCTCAAGGCCCATTTCGATGCCGCTGGCCACGACGTGGTGGACCACGGTGCCGAGGAGTACGACGCTCAGGACGACTATCCGGCGTTCTGCATCTCCGCCGCCGAGGGCGTGCGCGACGAGCCGGGATCACTGGGGATCGTCATCGGTGGCTCGGGCAATGGCGAGCAGCTCGCCGCCAACCGGGTGACGGGCATCCGTGCCGCGCTCATCTGGTCGGAGGAGACCGCGCGGCTCGCGCGCCAGCACAACGATGCGCAGGTGGGGTCCATCGGCGGTCGCATGCACTCGCTCGAGGACGCCACGGCGATCGCGGATGCCTTCGTGGCCGAGCCGTTCAGCGGCGACGCTCGTCACCAGCGCCGCATCGACGCGATGACGTCGTACGAGAAGCGGCGCTGA
- a CDS encoding Dps family protein has translation MATKSSPDIGIKEEDLKSINAGLGQALADTFTLYLKTQGYHWNVTGPHFRSLHLMLEEQYNALFLAADDLAERMRALGVEAPGSMAEMLELATLKDHEPASDAMTMVKNLQRDHEAIAAAIRPLSEAADEAGDGATADLYNGRLDFHEETAWMLRAFAS, from the coding sequence ATGGCGACCAAGTCAAGTCCCGACATCGGTATCAAGGAAGAGGACCTCAAGTCCATCAATGCAGGACTCGGGCAGGCGCTGGCCGACACGTTCACCCTGTACCTGAAGACCCAGGGCTACCACTGGAACGTCACGGGACCTCACTTCCGCTCGCTGCACCTCATGCTCGAAGAGCAGTACAACGCACTCTTCCTCGCGGCAGATGACCTTGCGGAGCGCATGCGTGCGCTCGGCGTGGAGGCGCCTGGCTCGATGGCGGAGATGCTCGAGCTCGCGACTCTCAAGGACCACGAGCCCGCGTCCGACGCCATGACCATGGTGAAGAACCTGCAGCGCGACCACGAGGCCATCGCCGCGGCGATCCGGCCCCTGTCGGAGGCCGCGGACGAGGCCGGCGACGGCGCGACCGCAGACCTCTACAACGGGCGCCTCGACTTCCACGAGGAGACGGCCTGGATGCTCCGGGCCTTCGCCTCCTGA
- a CDS encoding CoA-binding protein, with protein MSIKLPGQPSGEACPTPGSAGSTHALDDDALVDLLAGARTVAVVGASPNDHRTSYSIAAWLMTRTPFEVYLVNPMAEGQEIRGHGFYSSLAELPVVPDIVDVFRRSEHVPPVADDAIAVGARALWMQLGVAHAESAALARDAGLDVVENRCIKVEYERLRDAVEQAAAE; from the coding sequence ATGAGCATCAAGTTGCCCGGACAGCCGTCAGGCGAGGCCTGCCCCACCCCAGGATCCGCTGGCTCCACGCACGCACTCGACGACGACGCGCTGGTGGATCTGCTGGCTGGCGCGCGAACCGTCGCCGTCGTCGGCGCATCGCCGAACGACCACCGCACCAGCTACTCGATCGCCGCGTGGCTCATGACGCGCACGCCGTTCGAGGTCTACCTCGTCAACCCGATGGCCGAAGGCCAGGAGATCCGCGGCCACGGCTTCTACTCGTCGCTCGCCGAGCTGCCCGTGGTCCCTGACATCGTGGACGTGTTCCGGCGCTCCGAGCACGTGCCTCCCGTGGCGGACGACGCGATCGCCGTGGGTGCGCGCGCACTGTGGATGCAGCTCGGCGTCGCCCACGCGGAGTCGGCAGCGCTCGCGCGCGATGCCGGACTCGATGTCGTCGAGAACCGCTGCATCAAGGTGGAGTACGAGCGCCTCCGCGACGCCGTGGAGCAGGCCGCAGCCGAGTAG
- a CDS encoding SRPBCC family protein — protein MAVSTVLAQREIKADPREVWGVITDIDGAAEVLSGVISIERLEGEGYDVGVRWRETRRMLGKEASEEMWVAAVDAPRSTTIEAESSGTRYSTVFTCEPRGLGTLLSVAFTGETVNPSLGQRLAWALFGALGRKASEKALTRDLDDIARAAEALGRT, from the coding sequence ATGGCAGTGTCGACAGTGCTCGCGCAGCGGGAGATCAAGGCGGACCCCCGCGAGGTCTGGGGCGTCATCACGGACATCGACGGCGCGGCCGAGGTGCTCTCGGGCGTGATCTCGATCGAGCGTCTCGAGGGCGAGGGCTACGACGTGGGCGTGCGGTGGCGCGAGACTCGTCGGATGCTCGGCAAAGAGGCGTCCGAGGAGATGTGGGTGGCAGCGGTCGATGCACCCCGGTCGACCACTATCGAAGCCGAGTCGAGTGGCACTCGCTACTCCACGGTGTTCACGTGTGAGCCGCGCGGGCTCGGAACGCTCCTCAGCGTGGCGTTCACCGGCGAGACCGTGAACCCTTCGCTTGGCCAGCGGCTGGCGTGGGCGCTGTTCGGAGCGCTGGGACGCAAGGCCTCAGAGAAGGCGCTGACCCGGGACCTCGACGACATCGCACGAGCGGCGGAGGCTCTCGGGCGTACCTAG
- a CDS encoding GNAT family N-acetyltransferase, producing MKKAEGYQSITVPEARLDEFFQVVQWAFVGEWLIEDRQDYIDALPVERARGLEVTDERRGAVGEIAAVHASFGTEMITPGGRRVSAAGLSWLGVHPSHRRRGLMTEMMHDHFRRCLERGEAVSTLYAMEAEIYARFGYGMGAQTVKASIPRGPRMWKVEGADELTVRLERADFDAHDQLVADLQAKLTRPGTILNPVGSGRNARFTDPLGNRKGMEKWRIAIVEDRGEPVAYAFFRRKADSDIGIHDGICQVREHGALTPAASQRLWETLTDFDLVETTYTENLATDDPLLHQLKDARGARSKVIDNLWVRLLDVPTALQSREYFHDCDVTVGLTDKHVPDNAGTWRIVVRDGEATVTRAEGAVADLTMDVRHLSTVYLGGTSVESLAAAGQVLEHTPGQARELAVAMMSPVAPLANWDF from the coding sequence ATGAAGAAGGCAGAGGGTTACCAGTCCATCACCGTCCCCGAGGCGCGACTCGACGAGTTCTTCCAGGTGGTCCAGTGGGCCTTCGTGGGCGAGTGGCTCATCGAGGACCGGCAGGACTACATCGACGCTCTGCCCGTGGAGCGGGCCCGCGGCCTCGAGGTCACGGACGAGCGTCGCGGCGCCGTCGGCGAGATCGCTGCCGTGCACGCGAGCTTCGGCACCGAGATGATCACCCCCGGAGGCCGTCGTGTCAGCGCGGCGGGACTGTCCTGGCTGGGCGTCCACCCGTCGCACCGCCGTCGGGGCCTGATGACCGAGATGATGCACGACCACTTCCGTCGGTGCCTCGAGCGCGGTGAGGCAGTGAGCACGCTGTACGCGATGGAGGCGGAGATCTACGCCCGCTTCGGATACGGCATGGGCGCGCAGACGGTCAAGGCGTCGATCCCGCGCGGCCCTCGCATGTGGAAGGTCGAAGGCGCCGACGAGCTCACGGTGCGACTCGAGCGTGCGGACTTCGATGCCCATGACCAGTTGGTCGCAGACCTGCAGGCCAAGCTCACCCGTCCTGGCACGATCCTCAATCCCGTGGGCTCCGGCCGCAACGCGCGCTTCACGGACCCGCTCGGCAACCGCAAGGGCATGGAGAAGTGGCGCATCGCCATCGTCGAGGACCGCGGCGAGCCCGTCGCCTACGCGTTCTTCCGCCGCAAGGCCGATTCTGACATCGGCATCCACGACGGGATCTGCCAGGTGCGCGAGCACGGTGCGCTCACTCCCGCCGCCTCGCAGCGACTGTGGGAGACGCTGACCGACTTCGACCTCGTCGAGACCACCTACACCGAGAATCTCGCCACCGACGATCCCCTGCTGCATCAGCTCAAGGACGCCCGCGGGGCTCGCTCCAAGGTGATCGACAACCTGTGGGTGCGCCTGCTCGACGTCCCGACGGCGCTCCAGTCACGCGAGTACTTCCACGACTGCGACGTGACCGTGGGGCTCACCGACAAGCACGTCCCCGACAACGCTGGCACATGGCGCATCGTCGTCCGCGACGGAGAGGCCACCGTCACCCGCGCCGAGGGCGCAGTGGCAGACCTGACCATGGACGTGCGCCACCTGTCCACCGTCTACTTGGGCGGCACCAGCGTCGAGTCGCTCGCCGCCGCCGGCCAGGTGCTCGAGCACACTCCTGGCCAGGCCCGCGAACTTGCAGTCGCGATGATGTCGCCTGTCGCTCCCCTGGCGAACTGGGACTTCTAG
- a CDS encoding MerR family transcriptional regulator, giving the protein MTTSSRLSIGEFSRLTWLSAKALRLYERRGLLLPDLVDEYTGYRYYREAQAERARSIALLRRAGMPLDRIGAVLDADDGDRSAVIAEYRAETIHGHERNLALLDNVAIALGAESPPMADVGVEVFSREVAERAFVARTLHTTAAELPAHIEETARAMAQRAGQAVDRSQPLVVVYHGEVGWESDGPVEVRVPVADRAVADGVEPAGSEFFVDVPLGEVQFPTILRSFDAVRAAASRGPCRPSGHPREVYLDGDPFRCQVAQRYRVPMRA; this is encoded by the coding sequence GTGACCACCTCCTCACGACTGTCCATCGGAGAGTTCAGTCGACTGACGTGGCTGTCTGCGAAGGCGTTGCGCCTGTACGAACGGCGAGGGCTGCTCCTGCCCGACCTCGTGGACGAGTACACGGGGTACCGGTACTACCGGGAGGCGCAAGCGGAGCGCGCGCGTTCCATCGCGCTGCTGCGACGAGCGGGAATGCCACTGGATCGGATCGGTGCGGTCCTCGACGCCGACGATGGCGATCGCAGCGCCGTGATCGCCGAGTACCGGGCGGAGACCATCCACGGTCACGAGCGCAACCTCGCGCTCTTGGACAACGTCGCGATCGCGCTCGGCGCCGAGTCGCCACCGATGGCGGACGTCGGCGTGGAGGTGTTCAGCCGGGAGGTGGCCGAGCGGGCCTTCGTGGCCCGCACGCTGCATACGACCGCTGCCGAGCTGCCCGCACACATCGAGGAGACGGCGCGCGCGATGGCACAACGCGCAGGTCAGGCCGTCGACCGCAGCCAACCACTCGTGGTGGTGTACCACGGCGAGGTCGGCTGGGAGTCGGATGGGCCGGTGGAAGTACGCGTGCCGGTGGCGGACCGGGCAGTCGCCGACGGTGTCGAACCCGCGGGATCCGAGTTCTTTGTCGACGTTCCCCTCGGCGAAGTGCAGTTCCCGACCATTCTGCGTTCGTTCGACGCGGTGCGTGCCGCCGCTTCACGAGGACCCTGCCGCCCGTCGGGGCATCCACGCGAGGTCTATCTCGATGGCGATCCGTTCCGCTGCCAGGTGGCGCAGCGCTACCGCGTGCCGATGCGCGCGTGA